AATGCGGGCGAGATCGTCGGCGGGATGAGTGAAGACTTTTTTTGAGGCCAGGACGCTGACGATGCCGCTGGCGAGATCGCGCGATTTACGGCTGTCGGCCTGATCGGCGCGGAGTTTGGCGCTTTTCAGCAGGGTGGCTTGGGCCTCCTGGAATTCAGCATCGGTGAAACCGTGCTCGATGGCGCGGCGGAGTTCGGTTTCGAGCAGTGTGAGCGTGGCCTGCCAGTTTTTCGGGTCACACTGGGCCTGGATACCATTGATGCTGACGAATTCGAGATACTCGTAACTGTAGCTTTCCGCACCGATGAACGGAGCGCCTTCTGCCTTGGCGAGTTTTGAGAGGCGCTGGTTGATCATCATGTCGGCGAGGTCACGAATGGTCTTCTCACGACGTGTGGCGGCGCTGTCGGGCTTGTTTTTGGCAGAGCGCGGGATTTCGACGGAAAGGGTGAGCGCCTCGGCCTGCATTTCGGTGTGCAGTTTGGCCACGATGCCGTAGCCGGAGGTGATCTTGCCCAGATTCGGATCCTTGGAATCGTCACGACTCGGTTTGGCATCGGCGAACTGCTTTTCGATCTCCGCTTTGACGGCGGCGGTGTCTTTGAAATCGCCCACGGCGACGATGGTGGCGCGCTTCGGTGTGTAATACGTTTTGTAGAAATCGACGAAGCGCGGACGCTTCATCGTCTTGATCGTCTCCTCCGTGCCGATGGGCATGCGGTGCGGCAGGATGGATTCAGGCAGTGCGAATTTGTAGCCTTCGATCATTGTGCGGTACTCGATGGAGTCGCGGCTGAGTTTCTCGCTGAGGATGATGCCGCGCTCTTTGTCGATCTCGGCTTCGCCGAGCAACATGCCATCAAGATAATCACGGAAGAGCTGCACACCTTCGGTGATGAGCTTCGGCTCCACCTTGGGCAGTTCGAGCATGTACACGGTTTCTTTGAAGGAGGTGTGCGCGTTGGTATCCGCACCAAATCCCATACCGAGGCGCTGAAAGTATTCGACCATTTCGCCGCCCTTGAAGTGACGGGAGCCATTGAAGGCCATGTGTTCGAGGTAGTGGGCCATGCCCTGCTGATCGTCCTGCTCCATCAAAGAACCCACATCCATGTAAAGGCGGATGCTGGCACGACCGGGCGGTTCGTCATGCGGGAGGATGATGTAGCGCAGCCCGTTTTCGAGCGTGCCGTACTGGGCTTTCGGGTCGGCTTTGAGATCGCTGCTGTCCTGGGGCCATGTGGCGGCGGAAAGGGTGGTGGAGAAGACGAGTCCAAAGAGGAGGGCGGCGAGCGGCTGGTGCATAGGGTGGTGAAAGAACGTGCGGGGGCGGGGAATTGTCGAGAAAAAGTGCGGAACTGGCAAACGAGCACGATGAGGCGGAGCTGTCATCAGAGGAATCGAAAAGGAACTGAGATGAGGGCTGGCATTTTCCGATGGAGGGCGGCTATTCTGCGCCCTCCTCTATTGCTGATGAAGGATCTCATGTTACATGCCCTGAACGAGGCACGCGTGTCGAACGCCCGCCTGATCAATGTGCTGCGTCTGGCGACGATTTCGGTGCTGCTGCTCATTCATACTCTGGTGCCGCAATACACGGCGGATGTGACGGGCGAACGTGTGCAGACGGGTGTTGTCATTGCCACCGGACTGGCTTTTCTGCTCTGGCGCATCGGCAGGCATTCGGACAAAGCAGCACGCAGAACGGCGCTGGCGGTGCCGCTGCTGGACATGCCTACGGCCTTTTTGATTCAGTGGCTGAGCATGTCTGGTGTGCAAGGGGATCGTGCGGTGGCGAACTGGACGCTGGCGGCGTTTGTCTGCTTGTTGATGATGTCCGCCTTGTCACTGGGGCGAGTGGTGTTGTTTGGTTCATGGCTTCTGGCGACGGTGCTGTCCGTCAGCCTGCAATGGCATGCGCAAGAGTCGCCGCTGGGAATGACAGGCGGCGTGGTGCTGCTGGCACTCGCGATGATCGTCTGCCACAGCCAGCAGCGCATCCGCATTCAGATGGTGGAACGGCTGTCGGTGGAACAGGAGCAACGCGAACGGCTGGGGCGGTATTTTTCACCGGAGGTGGCTCGGCAGATCACGGAATCCGAGGCGGGACTGGCGGCAGGGCAGGACCGGCTTTTGACCGTGCTGTTCACCGATTTGCGCAGCTTCACCTCAATGGCCGAACGTCTGGAGGCCTCGCAGATTGTGCCACTGCTGAACGCTTACTTCGAGGAGATGGTGGCCGTGGTGTTCAAGCATGGTGGAACCTTGGACAAATACCTCGGTGACGGGCTCATGATTTATTTCGGTGCTCCGCTCCCGCAGCCGGATCATGCCGCGCGGGCGGTGCGCTGTGCGATGGAGATGCTGGAGCGTCTGGACGCATTGAATCACGCCCATGGTTTGGTGGGGCGCCCGGCGCTGCGCATGGGCATCGGCATTCACACGGGCATGGCGGTGGTGGGCACGATGGGGGCTTCACACCGTCAGGATTATACTGCGATCGGCTCGACGGTGAATCTGGCCTCACGTCTGGAGCAACTGACCAAAGACTACGAGTTTGACATCATTGTGTCCGAGGAAACCCGCAAGGCGGCGGGAGATGCCGTGCGGCTGCGTGATGCTGGCATGGCGAGTGTCAAAGGCGTTGCCGAACCACTGAAAATCTTCACGCCAGAGTGCTGAATCAGCCGATGGGCGCCTATTCCACTTTGCCCAGCCCGGCGTTGGGGTCGGGTTCGAGGAAACCGAGTTCGACGAACAGTTCGTCCATCGCCATGAGGGTGGCTTCGTACATCTCGAAGGAGAGATTGAAATTGAAGAAGCCGTGGCCCTGGCCTTCGAACTCGATCAAACGGCAGAGATTCTTCTTCTTGCTCGATTTACGGGCGAACTCGTAGGAGCCGCCGAAGGGCACCACGCGGTCGGCGGTGCCGTGCATGAGAAGCATCGGCGGCAGGCCGGGCTTGATGCCACGGATGAGGTCGGCGGCCTTGCTGGTGGCCTGGTCCGGCCAGCGGTCGCGTCCGAAGGCATGCTTCGAATACGTGTCCATCACCGGATTGAAGAGCACTATGGCGTTCGGTGCGGGGCTGCAGTCGAGCGCGTCGGAAGGATCGTCGAAGCCGTTGAGAATGGCCGCGGAGGCAATGGCGTGACCACCACCGGAACCACCGACGCCGACGATCTTGCCAGGGTTGATGCCAAGCTCGACGGCGTTCATCCGAATCCAACGGATGGCGGAACGGGCATCGGCCATGGCTTCGACCGGACCTGTGCTGTGGCGGGTTGCAACGCGGTAGTCGAAGCAGATCGTCGTCATGCCGCGAGAGGCAAAATAAACGCAATGCGGGGCGAACTGCGCCACCTGGCCGTTGTCCCAACCACTGCTGAAGAAGAAGGCAGCCACTGATTTGGGATACGAAGGAGCCTTGTCCATCTCGGGTTCCCAGATGTAGGCGGAGAGATTCACTCCTCCGACACTCTTATAGATTTCTTCGCGGGCGGTCTTCAGCAGCTCCCGATTTCGGTCGATCGGGGGTGTGCGTGGCTGGCCTTCGCTGAATGACTCCATGTTTTGGGGGTGAGGAAAGTTTGACGTTTACCAGAATCGCCAAAACGGGCAAATGGTTTTCTGGTCGGAACAAAACTATCAAGGCGATTTTCCCCTGATGCGAGTCTTAAAATGGTGATCAATGGTTGTTTTCGCCTAAAACGTGGACTTCTTTGGCACCTTCATCTCCCACGTCATGCGCCAGATCTTCCTGCTGTTCCTTGGCTTCAGCCTGTTTCATCATCCTTCTCCATTATCTGGCCAGACCAGTGATGCCGAGCTGCATGCCACTTTGGAAAAGGTCTATTTGAGGTGGCGTGAGGCGATGATTCGCAAGGATGCGCAGGCATGGGCGGCGACCATCACACGCTATCGCCAGACAGTGATCCGCAATCTGGTGGTGAGTGAACGGCGGAAGTTTCCAGACGCCGTGTTTGCTTCCGAGGTGCAGCCGCCGGCGCTGGCGGGCCTGCGCCTGCTCGAAGTGCAGGAGGTGGGATTGACGGCGCATCTGGTTTACTTTGGCAAGATCAATATGGGCCAGGATCAGGAACTGGTTCGCGACAACATCCTCAAGCTGAAATTCTATCGCGAGAACGGTGAGTGGAAGTACGACAGCAATCGCATCACCCGCCTGGAAAATGCCCCTGAGGTGCTCAAGGAGCTGCAAGCAGGCAAACGGCCTGACTTTCTCGATTTGCCCGAATACACACCGCCCGGCAGCATGCCGCCGCCGCCGCCGCTGTGTCGTGTGCCGGATCACAAGGCCGGCTACAAGCTGCAGACCCTCGGTTACGAAACGACCATCAGCATGAACGGCATCGATTACGAGCCTGTGCAGGATGCTTTGGACCAGCAAGTTCTCATCGGCGGCCTCGTCAACAGGCACAACGAAATCACGCTGAAGATCAAACCGGTGCCCGTGCCGGAGGGCAGCAAGGCCTCGTTGCAATTCCGCGTTTACATCCTGGCCAACGATCCCGACAAGCCTGGGACCGAAGTCCTGCGCTGGCAGGCACCGGAAACCGGTGCTCCTGCCCAAGTCACGCTGCCCTTCGAGGTGAAACCGTGAGTTCGTTGGCAGTTCATTCCGCCCTTTCCCATGCCAACGCTCGACCACGAGAACACGCTGAGAGCCTCGGGTTTCCGCATCGTTGCGGGCATTGATGAAGCTGGGCGCGGGCCACTGGCCGGGCCGGTGTGTGTGGCGGCGGTGGTTCTGCCGGATGACTTCACCCATGCCGTGCTCAACGACTCGAAGCAGCTCAGCGAATCGAAGCGCGAGCGGCTGTATGGCGAGATCACCGGCGATGCACGCATCCAGTGGCATTGCGTGAGCATCGAACCCGATGAAATCGACCGCATCAACATCCTCCAGGCCACTTGGGAGGGCATGCGCCGTGCCGCACTTGGGTTGAATCCAGCGCCTGATGCCGCGCTCATTGATGGCAAGCCGGTGAAACGCTTCCCGCTGCACCACGTCGCCCTGGTCAAAGGTGACAGCCTCAGCTACTCCATCGCCGCCGCCAGCATCATCGCGAAAGTCACGCGTGATCGCATCATGGTCGCGATGGCGCAGCAGCATCCTGAGTATGGCTTTGAGATTCACAAAGGCTACCCCACGCCCGCTCATCTCGCCGCTTTGAAGAAGCATGGGCCGTGTCCACATCACCGTCGCAGCTTCAGGCCTGTGGCACAGCTTAAACTCGACCCGGCATGAAGCACCGTACCTTCCGCCCCGAAAGCTTGTGGCGCTGGCTGCGGCGGCGGGCGACAGGTGATGCTCGTGTGCGAGAGGCGGCGCTTTGGATGCATGCTCAACCCCTGTCATTGTTTCGTCGCCGTCTTGCCGGTCGAAAAATGGATCGTCCTGAAATCGGCCGCATGGGCGAATGGATTGCCGCCCGCTGGCTGGCTTCGCATGACCGCCGTGTGCTCCATCGCAACTACCGTGGCGTCAATCGTGGTGAGGTGGACATCGTGGCCCGCCATCGCGATGTGCTGACGTTTGTTGAGGTCAAAACCCGCACCAGCACCGCCTTCGGTCGTCCCGCCGATGCTGTTGGCCCTGACAAGCAGCGACTCATTCAACGCGGGGCCATGGACTGGATGCGTCTGCTCGGCAATCCGCGCATCAAGTTCCGTTTCGACATCGCCGAGGTCATTCTCACCGAGGGTGAGCTGCCGCATGTCCACATCATCGAAAATGCCTTCCAGATGCCGGACAGCTCGGTGGCCGGGCGGTGAAACGTGCTTTGACAGCCTCGGCTCACGCCGTAAAACTGGCGCTCCTTTTCCAACCCCCACGCCCCGACCATGAGCCAAGCCAACCCTGCCAAGAAGATCATCAACAACCCGCTCAAATGCGCCGACGAGCTCTTTGAAGGCCTCGTGCTGGCCTATGATGGCAAGGCACGTCGTGTCGGCACGCGTTCCATCGTGATGAACGATCTGCGCCCGGATGCTCCAGCGCTGTTGGTGGGTGGTGGCGCGGGTCATGAGCCGATTTATCATGGCCTCGTTGGCAAAGGCATGGCTGATGGTGCTGCCGTGGGCGAAATCTTCGCCGCTCCGCCTCCTGACATCGTGCTCGAAGCCGCGCAGGCCGTGAACCGTGGCAAAGGCGTGCTGTTCCTCTACGGTAACTATGCCGGTGATGTGATGAACTTCGACATTGGCGCGGAACTCGCTGCGGAAGAAGGCATCACCGTGAAAACCGTCATCATCGCCGACGATGTCTGCTCCGCTCCGCCAGCGGAGAAGCACAAGCGTCGCGGAGTCGCCGGGCTTGTGCCGATCACCAAGATCGCCGGTGCCGCCGCCCAGATCGTCGATTCACTCGATGAACTCGCCCGCATCGCTCAAAAAGCCTGCGACAACACGCGCACTGTCGGTGTCTCAACCAAGCCAGGCAGCATCCCCGCCACCGGCAAGCCGACCTTCGAACTCGCTGACGATGTGATCGGCCTGGGCATGGGCATTCACGGCGAAAAGGGCGTGGGCTTGATCCCAATGTGCAGCGCTGATGAACTCGCCGCCAAAATTCTCGACTTGCTGTTTGCTGATGATCTGGCGCTCAATTCTGGTGATGAAATCGTCTTCTTCGTCAACAGTCTGGGATCCACGCACATGATGGAGCTGCTCATCCTGCTGCGCGGTGCGAAGCCGATCCTCGAAAAGCGCGGCATTAAAATCCACCAGACCATCGTTGATAACATCGTCACCTGCCAGGAAATGGCCGGTGTGAGCTTCAGCATCACCAAGCTCGACGCCGAGCTGAAAAAACTCTGGGACATGCCCTGCGAGAGCGTGGGCTACACCAAGCTCTAAATCATCAAGGCCATGAAACTCCCCGAAATCTTTGCCAGCCCCGTCAACATCCGCTCCTTTGTCCAAGGAGCAGCGATCTTTAACGCCGGCGACGATTCAGGGGAGATGTTCGTCGTTCAAAGCGGCGAGGTGGACATCATCATTAACGGGACTGTCGTCGAGACCGTCGGTCCCGAAGGTTTCTTTGGTGAAATCTCGCTCATCGAGGATTCCGCCCGCGCTGCTGATGCCATCGCCAAATCCGATTGCAAGCTGGTGCCCGTGAACCGTCACCATTTCCTCTACATGGTCGATGAGATGCCGCAGTTCGCCCTCCACGTCATGAAAGGCATGGCAGACCGGCTGCGCAATGCGGACAAGCGCGCGGAAGCGTGAGGGGCTGTCATTTGGGCTTCGCATTTGACTTCGCGGCCAATGCGCCAACAATCGCTGCCCCATGCCCAAAGCCACCCTCTCCAAAGACGAAGTCAAAGCCATGCTCATCCTCGCGTGCGAGCGCATCATCGCCGCGGAGCCAATGCTGTCCCAAGCCGACCGTGATCTCGGTGATGGCGACCACGGCATGGGCATGGAGCGTGGCATGAGAGCCGCGATTGAAAAACTCAACGCCGGTGATGTGGAAAGTATCGAGAAAGCCTTCGCCACCGTCGGCATGGCGATGATGAGCAGCATGGGCGGCGCCAGCGGCGCGATCTTTGGCACCTTCTTCCGCAACGGCGGCAAGGCTTTGAATGGCAAAGATGCCTTCGATGCCGCCGGGCTCGCTGTTTTCCTCAAAGCGGGCGTGGATGGCGTGAAACAGCGCGGCGGTGCCGCCATTGGCGACAAGACCTGCGTGGATGCGATGGAACCTGCCGCGAACAAAGCCGCTGAAGTGGCGACTCAATCATTGCCCGAGGCGATTACCGCAGTCGCAGCGGCCACAGATGCTGGCAAAGAAGCCAGCAAGGCTATGATCGCCAAGTTTGGCCGTGCGAAGACCCTCGGCGAGGCCTGCATCGGTTTTCCGGATGCTGGAGCCTGCTCCGTTGTCGTGATCATCGACGCGTTCCGCGATTTTATCGTGGCCTGATCACGGGACGCTGCCAGTCCTTCCAAAAAGCCTCCGTTTGCAGCGGATCGGGCCGGATTTCGATCACGATCGGCATCGGTAGCAGGTCTTCCAAATCGAGGGCATCATCGGTTTGCAGGTATTCCATGCCCCACATCTGCGCCCATGGCTCAAAGCTCATCGAGTGGCGATTTTCGATCACGCTGCGGGCTGCATCCGGCAGCGCGCGCATGCTGGCCACGCGGGAGAAAATTTTGCCGCCGCCGTTGTTGATGATTACGATACGCAGCTTCGGATGATCCATCTGCGCGATGATCCACGGCGCGGCGAGATCATACAGCGCGCTCAGATCGCCGAGAATCAGCCAGCATTCGCCGTGGTGAACCGCACTGGTGCCGAGAAAGGTCGAAACCAGCCCGTCGATGCCGTTGGCACCGCGATTTGCGAAGAACTTCACGCCGGGCTTCGAAGTTTGCAGCGCCAGATTGAATTCACGAATCGGCAGGCTGTTGCCGAGAAACACCCGTGAGCCTGCGGGAATGACATCCGCGATCTTTCTCACCCATCCCGGTTCTGAACCGGCAAACTTGTCGAGATCGGGTTCAAATTTCAGGATGCCGCACGAATCGCCGTGTTTTGAGCATTGGGCGCCATGCAATGCCTCCCAAGGCATCGTTGTCACATTCTCCGTCCGCGCCAGACCGCTGAAGCCAGTCCGCGTGATGTTGGTGACGTGAATTCTAGGCTGCGACTCCAAATCCCGCCACCAACGCCACGAGGGCACCGCGCCGAGACGCAGCACATGCGCGGGGCGGGCGGATTGCAGCGCTCGCTCGCCGCCTGGAGTCAACAGCGGCAGCAGATCGCGGAAGCCATGCAGATTTGAGGTGGCCTCCGCGATGATTGGGACGCCGAGTTTGGCAAGCAATGGCGCTGCTTCCGCCGCATCTTCAGGATGCATGCCTGAGGCGAGCACCAGGTCACACTGCAAGGAGCAGGGGCTTCCAGCCGCCGCAGTCTGCGACACACGCGCGCCAGAAAAATCAATGCCTGGAGCATTCGTTTCCAAGGGCTCATCCAGGCATACGTTCAGATGCCGGGGACGATCATTCCGTGTCTCATACATCCCCAGCGGATCATCCGTGGCGTCCCAGTCGCCGAGAGTTTGTGCATACACGCCAAACAAACCATGCTGCTCAATGGCCTGCGGCGCGCCGCTGCCACGGTAGCTCTTCGGGCGGTCTGCGGTCAGCAGGAACAGGGGCAGAGCCTGGTAGTGCGCCTCGATCACCGCTGGCAGCAGTTCCGCGGCAGCGGTGCCGCTGGTAGTCACGACCGCCACGGGCTGGCGATCCGCCATGATGCGGCCCAACGCAAAAAACGCTGCGCTGCGCTCCTCGAAGAAATTCCACACCTTCAGCCCCTGGCTTGCCAGCAAAGAGGCGACCAGTGGCGCATTGCGTGCGCCAGCGGCGACGCAGACCTCGCGCACACCGAAGTGGGCGAGTGTGCTCAGAGTTTGTTGGATGAGCTGGGACTGGGTCATGAATGCAGTGCCAGCAGACGCAGGACGGCCTCGCGTTTCAACCGCAATTCACGCCATTCGTGATCAAACGCACTGCCGCCCACGATACCGCAGCCAGACGGGAGGCTGATCTTGTCGCCTTCCCAGCAGATGCCGCGGATGGCAACAATGATGTGGGTGGTGCCGTCGCTTTCAATGAACCCGAAGGGAGCACCGAAAAATCCTGGCACCTTCAACTGCTGGCGATACTCACGCAGCTTCGCGAGTGACGCGTCATCACGTGGCAGGCAGCCGACGGCAGGTGTGGGGTGCAGCAGCGGCACCAATTGCGCAGGATCGGCGGTCTCGCGCATTTTCACGCTGAGCTTTGATTGGAAATGCACGAGACCGGAGGTCTGGCAGAGCGAGCGCGGCAGGCGGGTCACTTTGCCAAGGGTTTGCAGTCGGTCGGCGAGGTAGCGCACGACGATTTCATGCTCCTCGATCTCTTTCACATCCGTGAGGAAGGCGTCCTGATTGCCTGGCTTCGCGGTTCCGGCCAGCGCCATCGTTTCAAGATCATGTCCTTTCGCGGTGAACAGCAGTTCTGGCGTCGCGCCCAGGAAGCCGCCGGAGTCTTTCACATGAGCGTAACCCCACATGTTTTCAGGGGCCTTCATGATGGCGTCCAGCAGACGTCTGGGGTCGCCCGAGGTCAAAGTGCCGGACTCGGTGAGCACGGGCACCATCTTTTCGATGCGTTTGGCCAGCACCTCGCGGCGGATGCGCCGGAAGGCCATCTTGAACCATTCGGTGGCCGGTTTGGCCCAGTGAATCTGCGGTGTGGCGGCTCCGTTGAGATGAATCGTTTTAGCCAGGCTTTCCGCCGTGATGGCGTGCAGTTTGGCAGGCACTTTCCAGGGCTTGGGATCGCTCAGATCGAAGTCATTGATGTAGAAGGCACCTCCCGCGGCCGGCGCGGCGGCCAGCGCGGTGAAGGGGCCTTCTCCCAGCCACGCCCGTCCGTCGGGCAGCCTGAACAATGCGAATTCCATCATGCGAGTTTGTGTGCATAGTGAAACGTACCGCGCAGCGTGCAAGATGGGAAAGTGTCACAACTGAACATCCGTTCTGCCACGCCGGTCGAATCCCTTGCATGAACGCCGCTGACGAATTCCTCCGTGTCGCTTCCGACTATCAGCTCGGCGCGCTGGACACGGAGTCCCAGCACCCCTTCACCTTGTCCCTTTCCCAGATGGCCCGGGAGGATGTGGGAGAGGCGGTCAAACTGATGCATCAGGTCGATATACATGCATTGCGGCAGATGCAGGCCAAGGCCGCGCCGTTGGCGGACCTTGCCCGCGCCGTGGCTGCCACGTTTGATGCCGACCATCGTGTGTTTCTCTGCGGCTGCGGTGCCACGGGCCGTCTCTCGCTCAGCATCGAGATTTTTTGCCGCATGGGGGTGCTGCCTGCGCCGGACCCGGAGCGTGTCGTGGCTTTCATGGCCGGAGGCGATCTCGCCTTGATCAAAGCCATCGAAACCTTCGAGGATCATCCCGAATACGGTGCGCGGCAGCTTGAAGAACTGGGATTTGCCGCGGGTGACTTGCTGATTTCATCGACCGAAGGTGGCGAAACACCCTTCGTCATCGGGGCCACTGAACGTGCTGCCG
The window above is part of the Prosthecobacter sp. genome. Proteins encoded here:
- a CDS encoding alpha/beta hydrolase; this encodes MESFSEGQPRTPPIDRNRELLKTAREEIYKSVGGVNLSAYIWEPEMDKAPSYPKSVAAFFFSSGWDNGQVAQFAPHCVYFASRGMTTICFDYRVATRHSTGPVEAMADARSAIRWIRMNAVELGINPGKIVGVGGSGGGHAIASAAILNGFDDPSDALDCSPAPNAIVLFNPVMDTYSKHAFGRDRWPDQATSKAADLIRGIKPGLPPMLLMHGTADRVVPFGGSYEFARKSSKKKNLCRLIEFEGQGHGFFNFNLSFEMYEATLMAMDELFVELGFLEPDPNAGLGKVE
- a CDS encoding YraN family protein, which gives rise to MKHRTFRPESLWRWLRRRATGDARVREAALWMHAQPLSLFRRRLAGRKMDRPEIGRMGEWIAARWLASHDRRVLHRNYRGVNRGEVDIVARHRDVLTFVEVKTRTSTAFGRPADAVGPDKQRLIQRGAMDWMRLLGNPRIKFRFDIAEVILTEGELPHVHIIENAFQMPDSSVAGR
- a CDS encoding ribonuclease HII gives rise to the protein MPTLDHENTLRASGFRIVAGIDEAGRGPLAGPVCVAAVVLPDDFTHAVLNDSKQLSESKRERLYGEITGDARIQWHCVSIEPDEIDRINILQATWEGMRRAALGLNPAPDAALIDGKPVKRFPLHHVALVKGDSLSYSIAAASIIAKVTRDRIMVAMAQQHPEYGFEIHKGYPTPAHLAALKKHGPCPHHRRSFRPVAQLKLDPA
- a CDS encoding dihydroxyacetone kinase subunit DhaK, translating into MSQANPAKKIINNPLKCADELFEGLVLAYDGKARRVGTRSIVMNDLRPDAPALLVGGGAGHEPIYHGLVGKGMADGAAVGEIFAAPPPDIVLEAAQAVNRGKGVLFLYGNYAGDVMNFDIGAELAAEEGITVKTVIIADDVCSAPPAEKHKRRGVAGLVPITKIAGAAAQIVDSLDELARIAQKACDNTRTVGVSTKPGSIPATGKPTFELADDVIGLGMGIHGEKGVGLIPMCSADELAAKILDLLFADDLALNSGDEIVFFVNSLGSTHMMELLILLRGAKPILEKRGIKIHQTIVDNIVTCQEMAGVSFSITKLDAELKKLWDMPCESVGYTKL
- a CDS encoding Crp/Fnr family transcriptional regulator, with protein sequence MKLPEIFASPVNIRSFVQGAAIFNAGDDSGEMFVVQSGEVDIIINGTVVETVGPEGFFGEISLIEDSARAADAIAKSDCKLVPVNRHHFLYMVDEMPQFALHVMKGMADRLRNADKRAEA
- the dhaL gene encoding dihydroxyacetone kinase subunit DhaL; translated protein: MPKATLSKDEVKAMLILACERIIAAEPMLSQADRDLGDGDHGMGMERGMRAAIEKLNAGDVESIEKAFATVGMAMMSSMGGASGAIFGTFFRNGGKALNGKDAFDAAGLAVFLKAGVDGVKQRGGAAIGDKTCVDAMEPAANKAAEVATQSLPEAITAVAAATDAGKEASKAMIAKFGRAKTLGEACIGFPDAGACSVVVIIDAFRDFIVA
- a CDS encoding chorismate-binding protein; this translates as MMEFALFRLPDGRAWLGEGPFTALAAAPAAGGAFYINDFDLSDPKPWKVPAKLHAITAESLAKTIHLNGAATPQIHWAKPATEWFKMAFRRIRREVLAKRIEKMVPVLTESGTLTSGDPRRLLDAIMKAPENMWGYAHVKDSGGFLGATPELLFTAKGHDLETMALAGTAKPGNQDAFLTDVKEIEEHEIVVRYLADRLQTLGKVTRLPRSLCQTSGLVHFQSKLSVKMRETADPAQLVPLLHPTPAVGCLPRDDASLAKLREYRQQLKVPGFFGAPFGFIESDGTTHIIVAIRGICWEGDKISLPSGCGIVGGSAFDHEWRELRLKREAVLRLLALHS
- a CDS encoding adenylate/guanylate cyclase domain-containing protein, with translation MLHALNEARVSNARLINVLRLATISVLLLIHTLVPQYTADVTGERVQTGVVIATGLAFLLWRIGRHSDKAARRTALAVPLLDMPTAFLIQWLSMSGVQGDRAVANWTLAAFVCLLMMSALSLGRVVLFGSWLLATVLSVSLQWHAQESPLGMTGGVVLLALAMIVCHSQQRIRIQMVERLSVEQEQRERLGRYFSPEVARQITESEAGLAAGQDRLLTVLFTDLRSFTSMAERLEASQIVPLLNAYFEEMVAVVFKHGGTLDKYLGDGLMIYFGAPLPQPDHAARAVRCAMEMLERLDALNHAHGLVGRPALRMGIGIHTGMAVVGTMGASHRQDYTAIGSTVNLASRLEQLTKDYEFDIIVSEETRKAAGDAVRLRDAGMASVKGVAEPLKIFTPEC
- the menD gene encoding 2-succinyl-5-enolpyruvyl-6-hydroxy-3-cyclohexene-1-carboxylic-acid synthase, whose amino-acid sequence is MTQSQLIQQTLSTLAHFGVREVCVAAGARNAPLVASLLASQGLKVWNFFEERSAAFFALGRIMADRQPVAVVTTSGTAAAELLPAVIEAHYQALPLFLLTADRPKSYRGSGAPQAIEQHGLFGVYAQTLGDWDATDDPLGMYETRNDRPRHLNVCLDEPLETNAPGIDFSGARVSQTAAAGSPCSLQCDLVLASGMHPEDAAEAAPLLAKLGVPIIAEATSNLHGFRDLLPLLTPGGERALQSARPAHVLRLGAVPSWRWWRDLESQPRIHVTNITRTGFSGLARTENVTTMPWEALHGAQCSKHGDSCGILKFEPDLDKFAGSEPGWVRKIADVIPAGSRVFLGNSLPIREFNLALQTSKPGVKFFANRGANGIDGLVSTFLGTSAVHHGECWLILGDLSALYDLAAPWIIAQMDHPKLRIVIINNGGGKIFSRVASMRALPDAARSVIENRHSMSFEPWAQMWGMEYLQTDDALDLEDLLPMPIVIEIRPDPLQTEAFWKDWQRPVIRPR